The following proteins are co-located in the Gossypium hirsutum isolate 1008001.06 chromosome A02, Gossypium_hirsutum_v2.1, whole genome shotgun sequence genome:
- the LOC107936527 gene encoding alpha-mannosidase isoform X1: protein MRKHEIFTVYVVLAVVVVVCFNAGTVYAKYDTGARIVPGKLNVHLVPHSHDDVGWLKTIDQYYVGSNNSIQGACVQNVLDSVVDALLRDPNRKFVFAEMAFFQRWWTEQSSEIQEQVKELVDAGRLEFVNGGWCMHDEAATHYIDMIDQTTLGHRAIKEQFNNVPRAGWQIDPFGHSAVQSYLLGAEVGFDSMHFARIDYQDRAQRKNDKSLEVIWQGSNTFGSSSQIFANAFPIHYSPPTGFHFEVDDDSAPVQDNPLLFDYNVEQRVNDFINAAMIQANVTRTNHIMWTMGDDFQYQYAETWFRQMDKFIHYVNKDGRVNALYSTPSIYTDAKNAANETWPLKTDDYFPYADSQNAYWTGYFTSRPAFKRFVRKLSGYYLAARQLEFSVGRRSNGSNTFSLGDALGIAQHHDAITGTAKQHTTNDYSKRLAIGVTEAETVVSSALSCLTKNNSGDKCEESGNIFSQCQLVNISYCPPTEQDIPQGKSLVVVVYNSLAWNRTDIVRIPVNDTNLVVQDSSGNNIDTQYIALDNVTIDVREFYTKAYLGLSSDSVPKYWLLFQVSIPALGWNTYFISKGTKKGRGTVGMVSAMPQEGTIEIGQGNLKMSFSTSSGQLQRMYNSRTGVDVPLQQSYLWYGSSSGGSDFQASGAYIFRPDGESPTVISRSVSLNVTRGPLVDEVYQQFNEWIYQVTRLYKDKEHAEIEFTIGPIPLDDGVGKEIITQLTANMVTNKEFYTDSNGRDFLKRVRDFREDWNLTVTQPIAGNYYPINLGIYTVDKKSELSVLVDRATGGSSIKDGEIELMLHRRMLYDDSRGVGEALDESVCVGNTCEGLTIRGNYYVSIDRKGEGARWRRTTGQEVYSPVLLAFTYENMETWKSSHLTKATAMDPGYTLPLNVALITLQELSDGTALLRLAHLYEEAEDSTYSQLAKVELKKMFNGRTIKEVQEMSLTTNQVKSEMKKLSWKVEGDNGKQPSSPIRGGPVNTSTLIVELGPMEIRSFLLKF from the exons ATGAGAAAACATGAGATTTTTACAGTTTATGTTGTTCTTGCTGTTGTCGTTGTTGTTTGTTTTAATGCCGGAACGGTGTACGCGAAGTACGATACTGGAGCCAGGATTGTTCCGGGGAAACTAAACGTTCATTTGGTCCCGCATTCGCATGATGATGTTGGCTGGTTAAAGACTATTGATCAGTATTATGTTGGATCAAACAACAGCATTCAG GGTGCTTGTGTACAGAATGTGCTCGATTCGGTCGTCGATGCATTGCTTCGTGATCCGAATAGGAAATTTGTGTTTGCCGAGATG GCATTTTTCCAACGATGGTGGACGGAACAAAGTTCAGAAATACAAGAACAAGTGAAAGAACTTGTGGATGCTGGTCGACTGGAATTCGT TAATGGTGGTTGGTGTATGCATGATGAAGCTGCAACACATTATATAGACATGATCGATCAAACGACTTTAGGCCATCGTGCGATAAAGGAGCAATTCAACAATGTTCCTCGTGCCGGATGGCAAATCGATCCTTTTGGTCATTCTGCTGTGCAAAGTTACCTACTCGGTGCTGAG GTTGGCTTTGATTCAATGCATTTTGCAAGGATTGATTATCAAGATAGAGCTCAACGGAAGAACGATAAGTCTCTCGAGGTTATATGGCAAGGGTCCAATACATTCGGTTCTTCATCTCAG ATTTTCGCGAATGCTTTTCCCATTCATTATAGTCCTCCGACCGGTTTCCATTTCGAAGTGGATGATGATTCTGCGCCTGTCCAG GACAATCCTCTTCTATTCGATTACAATGTTGAACAGCGGGTTAACGACTTCATTAATGCTGCAATGATCCAA GCCAACGTGACGAGGACGAACCATATAATGTGGACAATGGGAGATGATTTCCAATATCAATATGCTGAAACATGGTTCAGACAGATGGACAAATTTATTCACTATGTTAACAAG GATGGCAGAGTGAACGCATTGTATTCTACACCATCCATATATACCGATGCAAAAAATGCCGCAAACGAAACGTGGCCGCTTAAAACTGATGACTATTTCCC TTATGCAGACAGTCAAAATGCTTATTGGACTGGATATTTCACAAGTCGGCCGGCCTTTAAACGATTTGTTCGTAAGCTTAGTGGATATTATTTG GCAGCGAGACAACTCGAATTCTCAGTAGGAAGGAGATCCAATGGTTCCAATACTTTTAGTTTGGGAGATGCTTTAGGTATTGCACAACACCATGATGCCATCACCGGTACTGCTAAACAACACACAACTAATGACTACTCAAAACGCCTTGCGATAGGAGTAACTGAG GCCGAAACTGTTGTATCTTCTGCTCTCTCGTGCTTAACAAAGAACAATTCCGGAGATAAATGCGAAGAATCGGGAAATATATTTAGCCAA TGCCAATTGGTCAACATCAGTTACTGTCCACCAACAGAACAGGACATTCCACAAGGGAAAAGCTTG GTGGTGGTGGTATATAATTCTCTTGCATGGAACCGTACCGATATCGTTAGAATACCA GTTAACGACACGAATCTTGTTGTCCAAGATTCCTCTGGTAATAACATTGATACACAATATATAGCTTTGGATAATGTTACAATAGATGTAAGGGAGTTCTACACAAAGGCTTACTTGGGACTGTCGTCGGATTCGGTTCCGAAGTACTGGCTTCTTTTTCAAGTATCTATACCGGCACTCGGCTGGAATACTTACTTCATTTCTAAAGGAACCAAAAAAG GACGAGGCACGGTTGGAATGGTCTCGGCAATGCCACAAGAAGGGACAATTGAAATTGGACAGGGAAATCTCAAGATGTCTTTTTCTACAAGTTCCGGCCAACTCCAACGGATGTATAATTCTCGAACTGGA GTAGATGTACCACTACAGCAAAGTTACCTATGGTATGGTTCGAGTTCGGGTGGTTCTGATTTTCAG GCTTCCGGTGCATACATATTCCGGCCTGACGGAGAATCTCCAACTGTTATTTCACGATCG GTGTCATTGAATGTCACTCGTGGACCTCTAGTCGACGAGGTTTACCAACAATTTAATGAATGGATCTACCAGGTCACCAGGCTTTACAAAGACAAAGAGCATGCTGAAATCGAATTCACC ATTGGTCCGATCCCCTTAGATGATGGTGTCGGAAAAGAAATTATTACTCAGCTGACAGCAAATATGGTTACGAACAAAGAGTTTTATACTGATTCGAATGGCAGAGACTTTCTAAAACGG GTTCGAGATTTCAGAGAAGATTGGAACTTAACGGTTACTCAACCTATAGCAGGGAACTATTATCCG ATTAACCTCGGAATTTACACTGTGGATAAGAAATCGGAACTATCCGTGTTGGTTGATCGTGCCACAGGAGGATCGAGTATTAAAGACGGAGAAATAGAACTAATGCTTCACAG GCGGATGCTCTACGACGATTCCCGAGGGGTAGGCGAAGCCCTTGACGAAAGCGTATGTGTAGGCAACACATGCGAGGGACTTACG ATTCGAGGGAATTACTACGTTAGTATCGACCGGAAAGGGGAAGGCGCACGTTGGCGTCGTACGACTGGTCAAGAAGTTTACTCGCCGGTCCTTTTAGCCTTCACATATGAG AACATGGAGACCTGGAAATCATCCCATTTGACAAAAGCAACTGCCATGGATCCAGGCTATACTTTGCCACTCAATGTTGCTTTAATCACTCTTCAG GAATTGAGTGATGGAACTGCACTCCTTCGTTTAGCACATTTATACGAA GAGGCTGAAGATTCTACATATTCACAACTAGCAAAAGTTGAGCTAAAGAAGATGTTCAATGGAAGAACG ATAAAGGAAGTACAAGAAATGAGCTTAACAACAAATCAAGTGAAATCAGAGATGAAGAAATTATCATGGAAAGTAGAAGGTGACAATGGAAAACAACCTTCTTCTCCTATTAGAGGAGGCCCTGTTAATACTTCAACTCTCATTGTGGAGCTTGGTCCTATGGAAATCCGTTCTttcttattgaaattttaa
- the LOC107936527 gene encoding alpha-mannosidase isoform X2: MRKHEIFTVYVVLAVVVVVCFNAGTVYAKYDTGARIVPGKLNVHLVPHSHDDVGWLKTIDQYYVGSNNSIQGACVQNVLDSVVDALLRDPNRKFVFAEMAFFQRWWTEQSSEIQEQVKELVDAGRLEFVNGGWCMHDEAATHYIDMIDQTTLGHRAIKEQFNNVPRAGWQIDPFGHSAVQSYLLGAEVGFDSMHFARIDYQDRAQRKNDKSLEVIWQGSNTFGSSSQIFANAFPIHYSPPTGFHFEVDDDSAPVQDNPLLFDYNVEQRVNDFINAAMIQANVTRTNHIMWTMGDDFQYQYAETWFRQMDKFIHYVNKDGRVNALYSTPSIYTDAKNAANETWPLKTDDYFPYADSQNAYWTGYFTSRPAFKRFAARQLEFSVGRRSNGSNTFSLGDALGIAQHHDAITGTAKQHTTNDYSKRLAIGVTEAETVVSSALSCLTKNNSGDKCEESGNIFSQCQLVNISYCPPTEQDIPQGKSLVVVVYNSLAWNRTDIVRIPVNDTNLVVQDSSGNNIDTQYIALDNVTIDVREFYTKAYLGLSSDSVPKYWLLFQVSIPALGWNTYFISKGTKKGRGTVGMVSAMPQEGTIEIGQGNLKMSFSTSSGQLQRMYNSRTGVDVPLQQSYLWYGSSSGGSDFQASGAYIFRPDGESPTVISRSVSLNVTRGPLVDEVYQQFNEWIYQVTRLYKDKEHAEIEFTIGPIPLDDGVGKEIITQLTANMVTNKEFYTDSNGRDFLKRVRDFREDWNLTVTQPIAGNYYPINLGIYTVDKKSELSVLVDRATGGSSIKDGEIELMLHRRMLYDDSRGVGEALDESVCVGNTCEGLTIRGNYYVSIDRKGEGARWRRTTGQEVYSPVLLAFTYENMETWKSSHLTKATAMDPGYTLPLNVALITLQELSDGTALLRLAHLYEEAEDSTYSQLAKVELKKMFNGRTIKEVQEMSLTTNQVKSEMKKLSWKVEGDNGKQPSSPIRGGPVNTSTLIVELGPMEIRSFLLKF; the protein is encoded by the exons ATGAGAAAACATGAGATTTTTACAGTTTATGTTGTTCTTGCTGTTGTCGTTGTTGTTTGTTTTAATGCCGGAACGGTGTACGCGAAGTACGATACTGGAGCCAGGATTGTTCCGGGGAAACTAAACGTTCATTTGGTCCCGCATTCGCATGATGATGTTGGCTGGTTAAAGACTATTGATCAGTATTATGTTGGATCAAACAACAGCATTCAG GGTGCTTGTGTACAGAATGTGCTCGATTCGGTCGTCGATGCATTGCTTCGTGATCCGAATAGGAAATTTGTGTTTGCCGAGATG GCATTTTTCCAACGATGGTGGACGGAACAAAGTTCAGAAATACAAGAACAAGTGAAAGAACTTGTGGATGCTGGTCGACTGGAATTCGT TAATGGTGGTTGGTGTATGCATGATGAAGCTGCAACACATTATATAGACATGATCGATCAAACGACTTTAGGCCATCGTGCGATAAAGGAGCAATTCAACAATGTTCCTCGTGCCGGATGGCAAATCGATCCTTTTGGTCATTCTGCTGTGCAAAGTTACCTACTCGGTGCTGAG GTTGGCTTTGATTCAATGCATTTTGCAAGGATTGATTATCAAGATAGAGCTCAACGGAAGAACGATAAGTCTCTCGAGGTTATATGGCAAGGGTCCAATACATTCGGTTCTTCATCTCAG ATTTTCGCGAATGCTTTTCCCATTCATTATAGTCCTCCGACCGGTTTCCATTTCGAAGTGGATGATGATTCTGCGCCTGTCCAG GACAATCCTCTTCTATTCGATTACAATGTTGAACAGCGGGTTAACGACTTCATTAATGCTGCAATGATCCAA GCCAACGTGACGAGGACGAACCATATAATGTGGACAATGGGAGATGATTTCCAATATCAATATGCTGAAACATGGTTCAGACAGATGGACAAATTTATTCACTATGTTAACAAG GATGGCAGAGTGAACGCATTGTATTCTACACCATCCATATATACCGATGCAAAAAATGCCGCAAACGAAACGTGGCCGCTTAAAACTGATGACTATTTCCC TTATGCAGACAGTCAAAATGCTTATTGGACTGGATATTTCACAAGTCGGCCGGCCTTTAAACGATTT GCAGCGAGACAACTCGAATTCTCAGTAGGAAGGAGATCCAATGGTTCCAATACTTTTAGTTTGGGAGATGCTTTAGGTATTGCACAACACCATGATGCCATCACCGGTACTGCTAAACAACACACAACTAATGACTACTCAAAACGCCTTGCGATAGGAGTAACTGAG GCCGAAACTGTTGTATCTTCTGCTCTCTCGTGCTTAACAAAGAACAATTCCGGAGATAAATGCGAAGAATCGGGAAATATATTTAGCCAA TGCCAATTGGTCAACATCAGTTACTGTCCACCAACAGAACAGGACATTCCACAAGGGAAAAGCTTG GTGGTGGTGGTATATAATTCTCTTGCATGGAACCGTACCGATATCGTTAGAATACCA GTTAACGACACGAATCTTGTTGTCCAAGATTCCTCTGGTAATAACATTGATACACAATATATAGCTTTGGATAATGTTACAATAGATGTAAGGGAGTTCTACACAAAGGCTTACTTGGGACTGTCGTCGGATTCGGTTCCGAAGTACTGGCTTCTTTTTCAAGTATCTATACCGGCACTCGGCTGGAATACTTACTTCATTTCTAAAGGAACCAAAAAAG GACGAGGCACGGTTGGAATGGTCTCGGCAATGCCACAAGAAGGGACAATTGAAATTGGACAGGGAAATCTCAAGATGTCTTTTTCTACAAGTTCCGGCCAACTCCAACGGATGTATAATTCTCGAACTGGA GTAGATGTACCACTACAGCAAAGTTACCTATGGTATGGTTCGAGTTCGGGTGGTTCTGATTTTCAG GCTTCCGGTGCATACATATTCCGGCCTGACGGAGAATCTCCAACTGTTATTTCACGATCG GTGTCATTGAATGTCACTCGTGGACCTCTAGTCGACGAGGTTTACCAACAATTTAATGAATGGATCTACCAGGTCACCAGGCTTTACAAAGACAAAGAGCATGCTGAAATCGAATTCACC ATTGGTCCGATCCCCTTAGATGATGGTGTCGGAAAAGAAATTATTACTCAGCTGACAGCAAATATGGTTACGAACAAAGAGTTTTATACTGATTCGAATGGCAGAGACTTTCTAAAACGG GTTCGAGATTTCAGAGAAGATTGGAACTTAACGGTTACTCAACCTATAGCAGGGAACTATTATCCG ATTAACCTCGGAATTTACACTGTGGATAAGAAATCGGAACTATCCGTGTTGGTTGATCGTGCCACAGGAGGATCGAGTATTAAAGACGGAGAAATAGAACTAATGCTTCACAG GCGGATGCTCTACGACGATTCCCGAGGGGTAGGCGAAGCCCTTGACGAAAGCGTATGTGTAGGCAACACATGCGAGGGACTTACG ATTCGAGGGAATTACTACGTTAGTATCGACCGGAAAGGGGAAGGCGCACGTTGGCGTCGTACGACTGGTCAAGAAGTTTACTCGCCGGTCCTTTTAGCCTTCACATATGAG AACATGGAGACCTGGAAATCATCCCATTTGACAAAAGCAACTGCCATGGATCCAGGCTATACTTTGCCACTCAATGTTGCTTTAATCACTCTTCAG GAATTGAGTGATGGAACTGCACTCCTTCGTTTAGCACATTTATACGAA GAGGCTGAAGATTCTACATATTCACAACTAGCAAAAGTTGAGCTAAAGAAGATGTTCAATGGAAGAACG ATAAAGGAAGTACAAGAAATGAGCTTAACAACAAATCAAGTGAAATCAGAGATGAAGAAATTATCATGGAAAGTAGAAGGTGACAATGGAAAACAACCTTCTTCTCCTATTAGAGGAGGCCCTGTTAATACTTCAACTCTCATTGTGGAGCTTGGTCCTATGGAAATCCGTTCTttcttattgaaattttaa